In Anaerolineales bacterium, one DNA window encodes the following:
- a CDS encoding PEP/pyruvate-binding domain-containing protein produces MTFPSISMDSVLKILLSLSQYPILSGRIRSRMRKELFTRGIIAKAVFETEARNKAIESQEREGLHDPVVEESAEVWETRLARVRDSLTDFYFAYNLPYAEFENIVRQALTEQGSSESDFVWFNPELSPQDMLFEQAEVIELMPPEEREKYGARLQEIIVVLIRTMISDQLKYIKIARRWFTAGDLKEIRKRKIGGGKIGGKAAGMLLAMRILKETAPPQVRERFKIPVSYYLGSDVFYNFMSFNGLMHWNDQKYKSEDQMRADYSMLCAEFSKGQFPAEIIKRLEEILVKAGNTPLIVRSSSLLEDNFGTSFAGKYESVFLPNQGSRKRKLIALTDAIKKIYASVLDPDALLYRHHKELVDYDERIGILIQFVEGEKMRQYYLPHAAGVAFSRNLYRWSPQIKQEDGFLRLVWGLGTRAVDMVADDYPRLVALSHPALYPSSDIRRTKTYSQQSVDVIDLKNNKFITAPVHQIIHGDYRVLRFIAQTEQDGYLAPIRSTMAEPEKMVITFDGLLSRTSFAETIRDALKLLETHYHSPVDTEFTVEILEPEEQRSDVRITLLQCRPQSHIQDSGEVQIPSDLRRENIVFSSQRMVPQGAVQNIRYILYVPSEGYFRLASQVERVALERAIGQLNAALKDETFIAVGPGRWGTSTPDLGVHVAYSDIYNARALVELAGETVGASSEPSFGTHFFQDLMEAEIYPLVVFLDDKDAIFNREIFHDTPNRIEEFISVDNRQVLSALRLIAVQDYRQNHHIDLVMDSQKSRAVAFLVEDEPGEILEEEE; encoded by the coding sequence ATGACATTCCCCAGCATTTCCATGGACAGCGTGTTAAAAATATTGCTCTCGTTGAGCCAGTATCCCATTTTAAGTGGGCGCATCCGTTCGCGTATGAGGAAGGAATTGTTCACGCGCGGCATCATCGCAAAGGCCGTGTTCGAGACGGAGGCGCGGAACAAGGCTATCGAGTCACAGGAACGCGAGGGACTGCACGATCCGGTTGTCGAAGAAAGCGCCGAAGTCTGGGAGACCCGGCTTGCGCGTGTACGGGACTCGCTCACCGATTTTTATTTTGCCTACAACCTGCCCTATGCCGAATTTGAAAACATCGTCCGCCAGGCGCTGACAGAGCAGGGCAGTTCTGAATCGGATTTTGTGTGGTTCAACCCGGAGCTTTCCCCGCAGGATATGCTCTTCGAACAGGCTGAAGTCATTGAATTGATGCCGCCCGAAGAAAGGGAGAAGTATGGGGCGCGTTTACAGGAGATCATCGTGGTGCTCATCCGCACCATGATCAGCGATCAGTTGAAATATATCAAGATCGCGCGCCGCTGGTTTACCGCGGGGGACTTGAAGGAAATCCGCAAACGCAAGATCGGCGGGGGAAAGATCGGCGGAAAAGCGGCAGGGATGCTGCTGGCCATGCGCATCCTCAAGGAGACCGCGCCGCCGCAGGTCCGTGAACGCTTCAAGATCCCGGTCTCTTACTACCTCGGCTCGGATGTATTCTATAACTTCATGTCGTTCAACGGGCTGATGCACTGGAACGACCAGAAATACAAGAGCGAAGATCAGATGAGGGCGGATTATTCCATGCTGTGCGCCGAATTTTCAAAAGGGCAGTTCCCCGCGGAGATCATCAAACGACTGGAGGAGATTCTTGTTAAAGCGGGGAATACCCCCCTGATTGTTCGTTCCTCCAGTTTGTTGGAGGATAACTTTGGCACCTCCTTTGCGGGCAAATATGAAAGTGTCTTTCTCCCCAATCAAGGAAGCCGGAAGCGGAAACTCATAGCACTGACGGATGCCATTAAAAAGATCTATGCAAGTGTCCTGGACCCGGATGCCCTGCTCTATCGCCACCACAAGGAATTGGTTGATTATGATGAGCGCATAGGCATCCTGATCCAGTTCGTGGAAGGGGAAAAGATGAGGCAGTATTACCTTCCGCATGCGGCGGGAGTCGCCTTCAGCCGCAACCTGTACCGCTGGTCGCCTCAGATCAAACAGGAGGATGGATTCCTGCGTCTCGTCTGGGGATTGGGAACCCGCGCGGTGGACATGGTGGCGGATGATTATCCGCGCCTTGTGGCGCTCAGTCATCCGGCTTTGTATCCTTCATCTGATATTCGCAGGACAAAAACGTATTCCCAGCAAAGCGTGGATGTGATCGATCTCAAAAACAATAAATTCATCACCGCCCCAGTGCATCAGATCATTCATGGCGATTATCGTGTGCTTCGCTTCATTGCCCAGACTGAACAGGATGGTTACCTGGCGCCTATCCGTTCAACGATGGCAGAGCCTGAAAAAATGGTCATTACCTTCGACGGGTTGTTGTCCCGTACATCCTTTGCGGAAACCATCCGCGACGCATTGAAATTATTGGAAACGCACTACCACTCCCCGGTGGATACCGAGTTCACGGTTGAAATTCTCGAACCCGAAGAACAACGCTCGGACGTTCGCATCACACTTCTGCAATGCCGCCCGCAAAGCCATATTCAGGATTCCGGTGAAGTGCAGATCCCAAGCGACCTGCGGCGTGAAAATATCGTTTTCTCCTCCCAGCGCATGGTCCCGCAGGGCGCGGTGCAAAATATCCGCTATATTCTTTATGTTCCGTCTGAAGGGTATTTCAGACTCGCATCGCAGGTCGAGCGTGTCGCGCTGGAACGTGCCATCGGTCAACTCAATGCTGCGCTAAAGGATGAAACCTTCATTGCTGTTGGTCCCGGCCGCTGGGGCACCTCCACGCCCGATCTCGGCGTGCATGTTGCCTACAGCGATATTTATAATGCACGTGCGTTGGTTGAACTGGCGGGTGAAACTGTTGGCGCGTCATCCGAACCGTCCTTTGGGACCCACTTCTTTCAGGATCTGATGGAAGCAGAGATCTATCCGCTGGTAGTTTTCCTCGATGACAAGGACGCCATCTTCAATCGCGAAATTTTCCACGACACCCCAAACCGCATCGAAGAATTCATCTCCGTTGACAACCGGCAGGTTCTTTCCGCTCTGCGATTGATTGCCGTCCAGGATTACCGCCAAAATCATCACATCGATTTGGTCATGGATTCTCAAAAGAGTCGTGCCGTTGCATTTCTGGTCGAGGATGAGCCAGGGGAAATTTTAGAGGAGGAGGAATAA
- the dnaN gene encoding DNA polymerase III subunit beta — protein sequence MKVTVLQENLARGLSIVSRAVSPRSTLPVLSNILIATDEGRLRLSATNLELGITCWIAARIDEDGSTTVPARTFSDLVSAMPNDQVQLSLDLKTQSLHVKGGASNNDIKCIDAQEFPPLPTPEMDGAVQLNVADFKEMIHQVAFAASTDEARPVLMGVLMNVEKDKVTMAAADGFRLSVRKAQLSQAVPQPLNVIIPARALNELARVAGDGEEPIYMVVPKNRGQVLFRVKDVEVVSQLIDGTFPDYHQIIPRSYKSRTLISTAALLKACKQAEIFAREGSNVARLDIKESRGEMQPSEVEISATSEETGKNETIVEATVDGGSVLIAFNVKFLREALEVIRTPNVALETSAANAPGVVKPVGDEGFLHVIMPMHLG from the coding sequence ATGAAAGTAACTGTCCTTCAAGAAAACCTTGCACGCGGACTGAGCATTGTTTCACGCGCTGTATCGCCGCGCAGTACACTTCCCGTTTTATCGAACATTTTGATCGCAACCGATGAGGGCCGCCTGCGGCTCTCCGCCACCAATCTTGAATTGGGTATTACCTGCTGGATCGCCGCGCGCATCGATGAAGACGGTTCGACGACCGTGCCCGCGCGCACGTTTTCGGACCTGGTGAGCGCCATGCCGAACGATCAGGTGCAATTGAGCCTCGATCTGAAGACGCAGAGTTTACATGTGAAGGGCGGTGCTTCGAATAACGACATCAAGTGCATCGATGCACAGGAGTTTCCTCCGCTGCCCACGCCTGAAATGGACGGCGCAGTCCAATTGAATGTGGCTGATTTCAAGGAGATGATCCATCAGGTTGCGTTTGCCGCCTCGACCGATGAAGCCCGCCCGGTATTGATGGGGGTGTTGATGAACGTGGAAAAGGATAAGGTGACGATGGCGGCGGCGGATGGTTTCCGTCTTTCCGTGCGCAAGGCACAGCTTTCACAGGCGGTGCCGCAGCCGCTCAATGTCATCATCCCCGCCCGCGCGTTGAACGAACTTGCACGGGTGGCTGGCGACGGCGAGGAACCCATCTACATGGTTGTGCCGAAGAACCGCGGACAGGTGCTCTTCCGCGTCAAGGATGTGGAGGTGGTTTCGCAGTTGATTGACGGCACGTTCCCGGATTACCATCAGATCATTCCGCGCAGTTACAAGTCCCGCACGCTGATCTCCACGGCGGCATTGCTCAAGGCCTGCAAACAAGCCGAGATTTTTGCACGGGAGGGCTCGAATGTTGCGCGGCTGGACATCAAGGAATCCAGGGGCGAAATGCAGCCGAGCGAAGTGGAAATCTCGGCGACATCCGAGGAGACGGGGAAGAATGAAACCATCGTCGAAGCCACGGTGGATGGCGGCAGCGTGTTGATCGCCTTCAATGTCAAATTCCTGCGTGAAGCGCTGGAGGTCATCCGCACCCCGAATGTCGCGCTGGAAACATCCGCGGCGAATGCGCCCGGGGTGGTCAAGCCCGTCGGTGACGAGGGGTTCCTGCACGTCATCATGCCGATGCACCTGGGATGA